One window of Thalassovita mediterranea genomic DNA carries:
- a CDS encoding glycosyltransferase, translated as MSLSVVHVVASVDDEAAGPSISVPRLAEAQKREGVSVELSTVATSAPPAINLAPSVEHRRHKPSFSSVPVFCRLVPSKAMRRDLTMRAASIDVAHTHGLWLLPNIYPSCMADSGTRIVLSPRGMLGAEALAFSRKKKRIFHALLQKRALEKVSLLHATSEAEAGDIRAFGLTAPIVIAPNGIDIPCDGTIIRKTEPRTILSLGRIHPKKGLDRLIHAFAGLKQDYPNWRLRIIGPSELGHGPVLQRLAGELGCSAVSIEPPVFGDEKLAAYQEASIFALPTRHENFAMTVAEALAAGTPVISTKGAPWAGLNTAGCGLWVDHGPEPMRAALSSLMALSDEERAQMGARGRAWMASDFSWGGVAQTIVRAYEWIKDGGETPESIRLYQPEAGGSLQSLATNREIMRSG; from the coding sequence GTGAGTCTCAGTGTTGTTCATGTTGTCGCATCAGTAGACGATGAAGCAGCGGGACCATCAATATCTGTGCCTCGCTTGGCGGAGGCACAAAAGCGCGAAGGGGTGAGCGTAGAGCTATCGACTGTAGCGACGAGTGCACCCCCAGCCATCAATCTGGCCCCATCCGTCGAGCATCGGCGCCATAAGCCGTCTTTTTCTAGTGTTCCTGTTTTTTGCCGACTGGTTCCTTCTAAAGCCATGCGTAGAGATCTCACGATGCGGGCCGCATCGATCGACGTTGCACATACGCATGGACTATGGCTTCTACCCAACATCTACCCCTCCTGCATGGCGGATTCAGGTACACGAATCGTACTTTCACCGCGAGGGATGTTAGGGGCGGAAGCGCTTGCTTTCTCCCGCAAGAAGAAGCGCATATTCCATGCTTTGTTGCAGAAACGCGCGCTGGAAAAGGTTTCCCTACTCCACGCAACGAGCGAGGCAGAGGCCGGCGACATCCGCGCTTTCGGCCTGACCGCTCCAATAGTGATAGCGCCAAATGGAATCGACATACCCTGCGACGGCACCATTATAAGAAAGACGGAGCCTCGCACTATTCTATCGCTAGGACGCATCCACCCGAAGAAGGGCCTGGACCGCCTAATACACGCCTTTGCAGGGCTTAAGCAGGACTATCCAAACTGGCGGCTCAGAATCATAGGACCGTCGGAGTTGGGCCATGGGCCGGTACTGCAGCGTTTAGCTGGAGAGCTTGGATGCTCAGCAGTCTCTATAGAACCGCCTGTCTTTGGCGATGAAAAGCTAGCTGCCTATCAAGAGGCAAGCATTTTTGCTCTGCCGACCCGGCATGAGAATTTTGCCATGACAGTGGCTGAGGCACTGGCAGCGGGAACCCCCGTTATCTCTACCAAGGGCGCGCCCTGGGCCGGGCTAAATACAGCGGGATGTGGCCTCTGGGTTGACCACGGCCCAGAGCCGATGAGAGCGGCCCTTTCTTCATTGATGGCCCTGTCGGACGAAGAACGCGCTCAGATGGGCGCTCGTGGTCGCGCGTGGATGGCGAGTGATTTTTCTTGGGGCGGTGTCGCTCAAACCATCGTCCGAGCCTATGAATGGATAAAAGACGGTGGAGAAACACCAGAGTCGATCCGTCTATACCAACCAGAGGCGGGAGGCTCGCTGCAGTCTCTCGCTACAAATCGCGAAATAATGAGGAGTGGCTGA
- a CDS encoding methyltransferase domain-containing protein: protein MIITVNGKRLDLSRYNTFHAARYDRTIELVRSIGGGRTVELGGHPWTMTARLLAEPSVDLLATVSAEEVTAWPDEIPVTRHAYEMQVEAGDLHRWTNISANLERTLFRIAETDTAPLKADLVLACEIIEHLTRSPHVMMLNINSWLKLGGRVVLTTPNGSQFDNPLHTKPKMPAYRYSQYARHNYVFNMEMLKDIVEVCGFEVERFEYWSPYARKGLAKVYRYLSRLPGKYFSNVFAQSIVIVARKVENRKTASRLPKAYAPAGDWELIDNLSDGTSQELELTP from the coding sequence ATGATAATCACGGTGAATGGCAAGCGGCTTGACCTTTCTCGGTACAATACTTTCCATGCTGCGCGCTATGACCGCACGATAGAATTGGTTCGGTCAATAGGCGGCGGTCGAACGGTCGAGCTTGGCGGCCATCCTTGGACCATGACGGCGCGTTTGCTTGCTGAACCCAGCGTGGACTTGCTGGCGACCGTCAGCGCGGAGGAAGTCACGGCTTGGCCTGACGAGATACCGGTTACGCGCCACGCATATGAGATGCAGGTTGAAGCAGGAGATCTACATCGTTGGACCAATATCTCGGCCAATTTGGAGCGTACCCTATTTCGGATCGCAGAAACCGATACAGCGCCTCTGAAAGCGGACTTGGTATTGGCGTGCGAAATTATCGAACATTTGACCCGCAGCCCGCACGTCATGATGCTGAACATCAACTCTTGGCTGAAGCTTGGTGGACGGGTTGTTCTCACGACACCGAACGGCAGCCAATTCGACAACCCCCTTCACACCAAGCCCAAGATGCCAGCTTATCGCTACAGTCAGTACGCCCGGCACAACTATGTCTTCAACATGGAGATGTTGAAAGACATAGTGGAGGTTTGCGGGTTCGAGGTAGAGCGTTTCGAGTACTGGTCACCTTATGCCAGAAAGGGGCTCGCGAAGGTCTACCGCTACCTTTCTAGGCTTCCAGGGAAGTATTTCAGCAATGTTTTCGCTCAGTCCATTGTGATTGTTGCGCGCAAGGTTGAAAATCGCAAAACGGCCAGTCGCCTTCCCAAGGCCTATGCGCCTGCTGGCGATTGGGAACTGATCGATAACCTCAGCGACGGCACATCTCAGGAACTGGAGCTGACACCGTGA
- a CDS encoding glycosyltransferase family 4 protein: MSRAITFFATGITLSDGGIASANRNVLAALERMAARHECVLNVRILHEPSEICRRVADSGARVFKRAYSGKKHAMAPSIVSALASSRLVVFDHVHLATPLAMLSHLTRLRNTRTAICAHGSESWKRLKPISEKAFRAADLILANSDYTLRHMRETIDGFNGINCPLGLPPHFALTPAPPARNTETLTLRAADGTERKIGKRAMLLVARMDAGEQEKGHRELIAAMPDILERVQAAELIFVGGGSDSAAIAEIAAASSAAAHIYLTGHISSAELAKLYSAAYAYTMPSRQEGFGLVYLEAMNYALPCLACHDDGAADVVADGKTGVLISQPIDQQELTDAAVALLSNPARAKSLGEAGWRRLNDQFTAAAHQARLQAALDPLFA; encoded by the coding sequence ATGAGTAGAGCTATTACATTTTTCGCAACGGGGATTACCCTGTCCGATGGCGGCATCGCCTCGGCGAACCGCAACGTCCTCGCTGCGCTTGAACGAATGGCCGCCCGGCATGAATGCGTGCTGAACGTCCGAATACTACATGAGCCTTCCGAAATTTGTCGTCGCGTCGCTGACAGCGGTGCCCGTGTTTTCAAGCGCGCCTACAGCGGAAAGAAGCACGCTATGGCGCCGTCTATCGTCTCGGCCCTTGCAAGCTCTCGGCTAGTAGTTTTTGACCATGTTCATTTGGCTACACCCTTGGCGATGCTCAGCCATTTAACGAGGCTCCGCAATACGCGGACAGCGATTTGTGCCCATGGCTCGGAATCCTGGAAACGCTTAAAGCCGATTAGCGAGAAAGCCTTCCGGGCTGCAGATTTGATATTAGCTAATTCTGACTACACACTGCGGCACATGCGAGAGACGATCGATGGATTTAATGGCATCAATTGCCCTCTGGGGCTACCGCCTCACTTTGCTCTCACGCCCGCTCCGCCGGCCCGGAACACGGAAACCCTTACACTTCGCGCCGCCGACGGAACGGAACGAAAAATTGGCAAACGCGCCATGCTCCTCGTCGCGCGCATGGACGCTGGCGAGCAGGAGAAAGGACATCGTGAACTGATCGCAGCAATGCCCGACATTCTGGAGCGCGTTCAGGCAGCAGAACTCATTTTTGTTGGAGGCGGTAGCGACAGCGCTGCAATAGCCGAAATCGCCGCTGCTTCATCGGCTGCCGCCCATATTTACCTGACCGGTCATATAAGTAGTGCCGAACTCGCCAAATTGTATAGTGCCGCTTACGCATACACCATGCCTAGCCGCCAAGAAGGTTTTGGACTCGTATATCTGGAGGCGATGAATTACGCCCTGCCCTGTCTCGCCTGCCATGATGACGGCGCGGCAGATGTCGTAGCGGACGGCAAGACCGGCGTATTGATCAGTCAACCTATAGACCAGCAGGAACTAACTGATGCCGCGGTCGCCCTTCTATCAAATCCCGCCCGCGCGAAGTCACTGGGTGAAGCCGGCTGGCGCCGCCTGAACGATCAATTTACCGCTGCCGCGCATCAAGCAAGACTACAAGCTGCCTTAGATCCCCTGTTTGCATGA
- a CDS encoding class I SAM-dependent methyltransferase, with amino-acid sequence MSNAIARILETVKDRGGPAAVIKNAASRPSAMAKALIRAVAGNWRAMAAGTSKKAEHYHSELRDSGLVETLNSRLTKEFTRISGAQVRGKAAVPGGMRSLHAEVLWLLVRSRKPATVVETGVCNGLSSAVLLEALSRNGLGTLISVDLPEFTDPALNRFEVWDGKGGAAVPAGKDVGWLVRDDLKSYWQLELGPSQRLLPPLLARISPVDLFIHDSEHSYENQMFEFRLGFEALRPGGVLVATDITWSDAFDHFWKEIRATGARRVFVDPSCALVEKL; translated from the coding sequence ATGAGCAATGCTATCGCGCGCATTCTGGAAACCGTAAAAGACCGGGGCGGTCCGGCGGCGGTAATCAAAAACGCGGCATCGAGACCAAGCGCGATGGCCAAAGCTTTGATCCGCGCTGTTGCTGGAAACTGGCGTGCGATGGCCGCTGGAACCTCAAAGAAAGCGGAGCATTATCATAGCGAACTTCGAGACAGTGGGTTGGTCGAAACGCTGAACTCGCGGCTAACTAAAGAGTTTACCAGAATCAGCGGCGCGCAAGTACGTGGGAAAGCCGCGGTTCCGGGAGGCATGCGATCTTTGCACGCGGAAGTGCTGTGGCTGTTAGTTCGAAGTCGTAAGCCAGCTACAGTGGTAGAAACTGGTGTCTGCAATGGCCTTTCATCCGCCGTGCTTTTGGAAGCACTCAGCCGGAATGGCTTGGGAACACTGATCTCGGTCGATCTGCCCGAATTCACGGATCCAGCGCTAAATAGGTTTGAGGTTTGGGATGGGAAGGGAGGTGCAGCGGTACCGGCCGGCAAGGACGTCGGATGGTTGGTTCGCGATGACTTGAAATCATATTGGCAACTGGAACTTGGTCCTTCCCAACGATTGTTACCGCCGTTGCTTGCGAGAATTAGCCCAGTCGACTTATTTATTCATGACAGCGAACATTCGTACGAAAATCAAATGTTTGAATTTCGCTTGGGTTTCGAGGCACTGCGACCAGGGGGCGTGCTAGTTGCGACGGACATTACTTGGTCTGACGCATTTGACCACTTCTGGAAGGAGATTCGAGCAACCGGCGCTCGACGAGTTTTCGTCGATCCGTCCTGTGCGCTTGTGGAGAAGCTATGA
- a CDS encoding class I SAM-dependent methyltransferase → MTKYEMTKFDKYDEGGAYHWRECDRRSSVFNPPLAARYEMVLSRAAGVRALDVGAGDGYLTARLTENCEDVIGLEYEDAGVASATEMLAGFPNASVLKGSAYEIPFENNSFDVVTMADVIEHLEAPEAAVVEMARVAKPNSATFVTTPQWRADRVWDVRHVKEYTPEELKELMERAFRNVEMVYAWPQRWSDFYRTKIGWRALRLAGRYGFNPFKTESASPSGFCQMLAIGRDPLPNPAS, encoded by the coding sequence ATGACAAAGTATGAAATGACCAAGTTCGACAAGTACGACGAAGGCGGTGCTTATCATTGGCGCGAATGTGATCGCAGATCTTCTGTCTTCAATCCGCCATTGGCTGCTCGCTACGAAATGGTGCTTAGTCGAGCCGCGGGCGTTCGCGCGCTGGATGTAGGTGCTGGAGACGGCTATTTGACGGCTCGATTGACGGAAAATTGCGAAGATGTAATTGGATTAGAATATGAAGACGCCGGAGTGGCGTCCGCCACCGAGATGTTGGCCGGGTTTCCGAATGCGTCAGTGCTGAAAGGGTCAGCTTATGAAATCCCTTTCGAAAACAACAGTTTTGACGTTGTCACTATGGCTGACGTAATTGAGCATCTTGAGGCACCAGAGGCTGCAGTCGTCGAGATGGCTCGCGTGGCTAAACCAAACTCGGCAACCTTCGTAACGACTCCGCAATGGCGTGCCGACCGTGTCTGGGATGTGAGACACGTAAAGGAGTACACGCCTGAAGAGTTGAAGGAGTTGATGGAGCGGGCCTTCAGGAATGTAGAGATGGTATATGCTTGGCCGCAGCGTTGGTCGGATTTCTACCGAACCAAAATCGGTTGGCGCGCCCTGCGCTTAGCCGGACGGTATGGGTTTAATCCGTTCAAAACAGAAAGCGCCTCCCCAAGTGGTTTCTGCCAAATGTTGGCCATAGGACGTGATCCGTTACCCAATCCAGCGAGCTGA
- a CDS encoding glycosyltransferase family 4 protein, producing MPNLAILATHPIQYYSPWFAHLARHMNLHVYYAFRQTPEGQAAAGFKTAFDWDLDLLEGYESTFLDNVSKQPGVGSFCGCDTPEIASRLRAGSYDALLMFGWNKLSFIQAWLAALRIGIPVLIRLDSQLGSSRSSLKRALKRPIYSMVLPTAAHYLSPGERSDTYLRHYGVPHRRIHRVPHMIDVDRFAAGAQAAHRSGAAADLRQRHGASPNSTVFLTVGKLIAKKRPMLALQAFSRLPQDSGAILWMIGDGPMESEIDARIKAEGLNVKRLGFVNQTELPAHYASADCLLLPSDANETWGLVVNEAQACGLPSIVSEEAGCAPELIEDGITGWTLRTSDPDELANLMQRMIEKRGDPNWSSIESRSQSSSYNEGTHLLTQIIHRIITRRSGPDCASQDRQEAR from the coding sequence ATGCCTAATCTCGCCATTCTCGCAACTCATCCGATTCAGTATTACTCACCGTGGTTTGCTCACCTGGCCCGACATATGAATCTGCACGTCTATTATGCGTTTCGCCAGACGCCAGAGGGCCAGGCAGCAGCGGGCTTCAAAACCGCGTTCGACTGGGACTTGGATCTACTTGAGGGTTATGAGTCGACCTTCCTGGACAACGTCTCCAAACAACCAGGCGTAGGGAGCTTTTGTGGCTGCGACACGCCAGAGATTGCCTCTCGACTGCGCGCTGGTAGTTATGACGCTCTGCTCATGTTTGGCTGGAACAAGTTGAGCTTCATCCAAGCTTGGTTAGCCGCTTTGCGAATAGGCATTCCGGTGCTGATCCGGCTCGATAGCCAGCTCGGCTCCTCACGTAGCTCCCTAAAACGAGCTTTGAAGCGCCCAATTTACAGTATGGTGCTGCCGACTGCAGCGCATTACCTGTCGCCCGGTGAACGGTCGGACACCTATCTGCGCCATTATGGCGTGCCGCATAGGCGCATTCACCGTGTGCCGCATATGATTGATGTCGACCGCTTTGCTGCGGGCGCGCAGGCAGCGCACCGTTCTGGCGCTGCTGCGGATCTGCGACAGAGGCACGGCGCTTCACCAAATTCCACCGTCTTTCTTACCGTCGGCAAACTGATCGCAAAAAAACGCCCGATGCTGGCGCTTCAGGCATTCTCGCGCTTGCCCCAGGATTCAGGGGCCATACTTTGGATGATCGGCGACGGCCCCATGGAGTCCGAAATCGACGCCCGGATAAAGGCGGAAGGGCTCAACGTAAAACGGCTTGGCTTCGTCAATCAGACCGAACTGCCTGCCCATTACGCATCGGCTGATTGCTTGTTATTGCCGTCAGACGCCAACGAAACCTGGGGCTTGGTGGTTAATGAGGCGCAGGCTTGTGGACTACCCTCTATCGTTTCGGAAGAGGCTGGTTGCGCACCGGAACTTATAGAGGACGGTATTACTGGGTGGACGCTTCGCACTTCTGATCCGGATGAACTTGCTAACTTAATGCAACGAATGATCGAGAAGCGTGGCGATCCGAATTGGTCATCAATAGAATCAAGGTCTCAATCAAGTTCGTACAATGAAGGTACTCACCTTCTTACACAGATCATTCACCGGATCATAACCCGACGGTCTGGCCCCGATTGTGCAAGCCAAGATCGTCAGGAGGCACGATGA
- a CDS encoding sulfotransferase domain-containing protein, giving the protein MSELKSGLDPRRRPNLLGIGAAKCGTTWFADVLSRHPDIFLPPQKELGALYYQDLEDRLQEYETHFRGGEEASVRCDFTVRYLHEDRAPGAAALHTPDARILAILRDPVEQVQSHYWHQRRQNFTQPHAVHPAPSLFDAIERFPHLLLEPALYGKHLRRWRERFSDDRILLLDYAEVTKALPATLDRLWTFLGLSPIPIEDQPVQPTRAGRRGVSPREGLFGRIYPPLYSMVTHGPYQAMKRTFGVRRVDLLKRRLKLRQAAEAVFFKTGYPKLGPEERNRLRAMFETDLAVLETDIGFTPAREWRTASDA; this is encoded by the coding sequence ATGAGTGAATTAAAGTCAGGCTTAGACCCGCGCCGCCGTCCAAACCTTTTGGGTATTGGAGCAGCTAAGTGCGGTACGACGTGGTTCGCGGACGTACTTTCGCGTCATCCGGATATCTTCTTACCTCCGCAGAAAGAACTCGGAGCGCTGTACTACCAAGATTTGGAAGATCGGTTGCAAGAGTACGAGACGCATTTCCGGGGAGGCGAGGAAGCAAGTGTTCGCTGCGATTTCACGGTCCGGTATCTGCATGAGGACAGGGCACCGGGCGCGGCGGCCCTACATACGCCGGACGCTAGAATCTTGGCGATCCTGCGTGATCCAGTGGAGCAGGTTCAATCTCACTATTGGCACCAGCGCCGACAGAATTTTACTCAGCCACACGCCGTCCACCCCGCACCCAGCCTCTTCGATGCAATTGAGCGTTTTCCGCATCTTCTTCTGGAACCCGCACTCTATGGCAAACATCTGAGACGCTGGCGCGAGCGCTTTTCGGATGATCGGATTTTGCTGCTTGACTATGCCGAAGTCACCAAAGCCCTTCCCGCAACGTTGGACCGGCTCTGGACGTTCCTCGGCCTTTCGCCAATACCTATTGAAGATCAGCCTGTACAGCCAACACGCGCGGGGCGACGCGGCGTTTCCCCTCGCGAGGGTCTGTTTGGCCGCATTTATCCGCCGTTGTACAGCATGGTGACACATGGGCCGTACCAGGCGATGAAGCGCACCTTCGGGGTGCGCAGAGTGGACCTGCTGAAGCGACGGCTGAAACTGCGCCAAGCCGCCGAGGCAGTGTTCTTCAAAACCGGCTACCCAAAGCTGGGGCCCGAAGAGCGCAACCGGCTGCGTGCCATGTTTGAGACGGACCTCGCAGTGCTGGAGACTGACATAGGTTTCACGCCGGCCCGCGAATGGCGGACTGCTTCAGATGCCTAA
- a CDS encoding glycosyltransferase family 4 protein yields the protein MLALLPSIPLGGMERAALRVMQEMSARGADVHVLTNRRWGETVQSAVDDANLKQSGICHIHSLGLPKTPIEWRAAFISFLMSERELADAHRRHGANCLLAPSLNAAWFARRLARRPDTVSVFRIPNPPDVTRQGVRAAINYRLWRAVGASFDHLICNSNYTAGIVAQVSGGHNNVRVVRNFRPDLNRRIARPAPPLPKDRRRVIYLGQISSQKGVDILFETAKLLVSSRDDIDFVLAGPKLYLDSYSRELENRIVDAQLGDRFRLIGVVDDVHELLRQGDVHVCPSISPGDSFPNVVLDAKQAGLPSVVLPTAGLPETVENDVDGIVTEDHTPEALAAALRLLLDDPERRQEMGKAAHASLHRFDPDILSATWLELFSTKTNLKPN from the coding sequence ATGTTGGCCCTTCTGCCCTCGATCCCGCTCGGGGGCATGGAGCGCGCAGCACTCCGCGTCATGCAAGAAATGAGCGCGCGCGGCGCGGACGTTCATGTACTTACAAATCGTCGCTGGGGTGAAACCGTGCAGAGCGCGGTCGACGATGCAAATCTCAAACAGAGTGGGATATGCCATATCCATAGCCTCGGCCTACCAAAAACTCCTATCGAGTGGCGCGCTGCTTTCATTAGCTTTTTGATGAGCGAGCGTGAGCTAGCTGACGCACATCGCCGCCACGGCGCGAACTGTTTGCTGGCCCCCTCGCTCAACGCTGCTTGGTTTGCCCGTCGGCTAGCCCGCCGTCCCGATACCGTCAGCGTCTTTCGTATTCCAAATCCGCCCGATGTTACGCGCCAAGGAGTTCGAGCGGCGATTAATTACAGATTATGGCGCGCCGTTGGAGCAAGTTTTGATCATCTCATTTGTAATTCGAACTATACAGCTGGAATAGTTGCCCAAGTCAGCGGCGGTCATAATAATGTTCGCGTAGTGCGGAACTTTAGACCAGATTTAAACAGGAGAATTGCAAGGCCTGCTCCACCCCTCCCAAAAGACCGCCGTCGCGTAATCTATTTGGGCCAAATTTCATCACAAAAAGGGGTTGATATACTATTCGAGACGGCCAAGCTTCTCGTATCCAGCCGAGACGATATTGATTTTGTGTTAGCTGGCCCAAAACTCTACTTAGATTCATACTCACGTGAGCTGGAAAATCGGATAGTTGACGCACAATTGGGCGACCGCTTTCGCTTAATAGGAGTTGTCGATGATGTTCACGAGCTGTTGAGGCAAGGCGACGTGCATGTATGTCCCTCGATCAGCCCGGGAGACTCATTTCCAAACGTAGTTTTGGACGCCAAGCAAGCCGGTTTGCCGTCTGTCGTTCTGCCCACCGCTGGCCTGCCGGAAACTGTTGAGAACGACGTTGATGGAATTGTGACTGAAGACCACACCCCAGAGGCTCTAGCCGCAGCATTGCGCTTACTACTTGATGACCCGGAACGGCGTCAAGAAATGGGGAAAGCTGCTCATGCCTCTCTGCATCGATTTGATCCAGATATCTTGAGCGCTACTTGGTTAGAACTTTTTTCAACCAAAACCAATCTTAAGCCTAACTAA